The genomic segment CGACCACTGCAGCTACAGGTGAAGTTCCACCCTTTTTAGCCGCTCCAGCAGATTTTATGGCATCCGTAATCAGACCATCACGTATATTGCCCGGTGAGGGGTTCATATAAAATCCCGAACCGTCAGCTTCGGCCTTGGCGTTATAGGTACGCATCAACGTCATAAATTTTTCGGCAGTAGCCTCATCAATACACCGGTCGCTCAATTCCTGCTCCACCCCACATAACTCAGGAAACTCGGCCAGGATCACCGAACCGCCCAGAGCAACCAAGATATCGGAAACATATCCGAGTGCCGGATTAGCTGAAATACCGGAGAATCCGTCTGACCCACCGCACTCCAGCCCAACACAGAGCTTGTCCAGGCTTGCAGGCCTGCGCTCATGCTGATCCGCCTGCATCATACCCGCAAATGTCGCCTTAATGGCTTTTTGCATCAGCTCCTTTTCAGTACCTTCTTTTTGCTGCTCAAAAATATAGACTGGTCGGTCAAAGTCCGGATCTCTTTTTGCAATCTCTGCTTTCAGAATAGCGGCCTGTGCATGCTGACAGCCCAGACTCAGCACCGTCGCCCCTGCAACATTGGGATGAGTAATGTATCCTGCCAAAAGGCCACATAAGGCATCTGAATCCATGCGTGTACCTCCGCATCCCATTTCATGATTGAGGAATTTGATTCCGTCGACATTCTTAAATAGGCGTTCGTGCCGTACTGATGCTGGATCCGCCTGTAGATTCCTTGCAAGAATCTGGTTCACATCCGCGCCCGATTTGTATAACGTGATCAGATCTTCTACCTCCGAGACATAGTTATTTGCATTCACTTTATAGCCCAGTTTTTCTTCGAATGCAGCTTTTAACGTCAGTACATTACGGTTTTCGCAGAATACCAGTGGTATGACCAGCCAGTAGTTGGCCGTTCCGACCGTTCCGTTAGAGCGGTGGAACCCCTTAAAGGTCTTATCTTTAAATGCAGAGACATCCGGCTTCGTCCAGCCGGTCTTGCGTTCCCCCATGCGGAAATCTTCGGACGCATGCCGCAAGTTTTCTGTCGTGATCAGTTCACCCGCCAGCAAATCATGGTTTAGCTTTCCCACTAAAACACCATACATAAACACGCTGGCATCCTGCTTCATCGGCTGGATGGTAAATTTATGTTTGGCAGCAACAGCCTGTTTGAGTGTAAATTCTTTGTCTCCAAAAACAATCGTCGTCCCCTCGGCCAGATCCTGCAATGCAACAAGAACATTGTCCATGGGGTGGATCTGTAAATAGCGTTGTATGGCCATAACTTATACTAATTCAAATATTTTATCCATTATTACCCACTTCTCCCCCGCTTTGGCCCCAGGTATTGCAGCCTGATATTTCCACATCAGCTGCTCCCACTCCTGTACTTTTTCGTTGGCGGCATCCATAGTGGCTTTCCGCTCAAAAGAAAAGTCCTCGCTTACTTCCATACACATGAATAACCTATTCCCGAACCGGTAGATCTCCATTTGCGTCACGCCCGCGTCGAGGATCGAACGCTTGATCTCTGGCCATACTGCACGGTGATAGTCTTCATATTCCTTGATCAGCTGTGGATCATCAATTAGATCCAATGCCATGACATATTTTTTCATTCCTGTTTATTAATGTGATTTAAGATTTTCTGTTTCGTCAATACGGACATCTTTGTTCTGATAAGCAAAGATCAATACAACAATAAAGCAGACCAGGGGCACAACATATCCGTATTGAAAGTGACCTGTTTTATCCGAGATTAAACCGAGGAGCGGTGGCAACAATGCGCCACCGACGATTGACATGACAATCAGGCTAGAAGCAGATTTGGTGTCTGCCCCTATCCCCTGTACACCAAAGGCAAAAATCGTCGGAAACATGATGGACATAAAAAATGCAATACCTATCAACGCGTAAAGCGTCGCCTCACCTGTTCCAAAGATTACAACCAGGGATAGTGCGATGGTGATAAACGAATACATGATAAGCAATCTGGACGCCGTGACAAAACGCATAAAGAAGGTTCCGATAAAGCGGCCCAGCATAAACGCCAATCCGGCAAAACCCGCGTAATCAGCACCGTCTTTTCCCGATATTCCCGCCACTTCGGTCGCATACAGTACCAAGAAGCTCAATATACAAACCTGCGCACCGACGTAAAAGAATTGGGCAACTACGGCCCAGCGTACGTTTTTATGCCTGAGTGCATGAAAAAAGCCCGCCTTCCCTTCCTCCTCATCGTCTTTGATATCCGGAAGCTTCGTAAAGAAAAACAGTGCTGCGATCAACAAAATCAATATCCCCAGAATCAGATAAGGCATCTTCACCGAAGCTGTCTCGGACTGAATATAGGCCAGTTTGGCCTGTTCTGTCATCTGGGCAAGTTCCTCCTGCGATTTGGGGGCATGCGACAAGATGAATTTACCACCAAATATAGGGGCTAAAAAGGCAGCCAGCCCATTGAACGACTGAGCAAAATTAAGCCGTTGCGCAGATGAGGCCGGATCGCCTAGAATGGCCACGTACGGGTTAGCCGCTGTTTCCAATATCGTCAGACCACAGGCTACTACAAATAAAGCGCCCAAAAAGAAAGTATAACTGATGGTGTTGGCAGCCGGTACAAAAAGAAAACATCCGATGGCAAAAAATAGCAAGCCAATCAAAATACCGGCCTTATAACCGTAGCGCTTCATGATAATCCCTGCTGGTATAGCCATCACAAAATAGGCAATGAACACCGCCGAATCGACCAACGAAGCCTGAAAATGGGTTAAACTGAAGGCATTCCGCAAATGTGGTATCAATATGGGATCCAGGTTATGGATAAATCCCCAGAAGAAGAAAAGGGAGGTTACCAAAATCAGGGCAAATGTGTAACTCTTTCTGTTAGTCATAGTTTCAAACGCTTATAAGTAGTTATTTAAATGTAAAATAAACTTAAAAATACTAGACTATATTCAGGTATATTATCATTTTATTAAGCTATATTACCATCCCTACCTAGAAATACGTAACTTTATTGCATATATTTCATAGTTATGAAAGCGCAATTGCTCCATCTAAATAAACACCTCGCCCATTCCTTCAATGCCAGACAGGATAGTACGCCACAATATCACAACCTTTGGCACTATCATGAAGAGCTTGAACTCATCTATTTTGCCAAAGGATCCGGCACCCAGTTTATTGGAGACAGTGTACGGCGTTTTGAGTCCGGTGATATTACGCTGGTCGGCTCCAATCTTCCACATTATTGGTTATTTGACGAGATCTATTTAAAAAAGGATCAGCCTCAGCCGGCGGATATTCGCGTCATACATTTTAAAGAGAATTTTTGGGGACATGACTTCATTAATTTACCCGAAAATCAGCAGATCAAAGAATTGATGCGCACGGCCAGACGTGGCATTGCACTTTCTGCGAAAAGCAAGTCGAAAACAATCCAGTATATCAACGATATACTACGTAGTGCAGGCACGGCACGGATCGTATGTTTATTGGAGATCCTGGTGTGCGTCGCCGCCGAGGAGCAACATGACCTGCTCACCAGCGAGACGTTTACGGTGCAGCTACAGAATCAGGATGCCGACCGCATGCGGATCGCCATGCAATATATTGGTGAGAACTATCGCGATCAGATCCGTTTGCAGGAACTGGCCTCTCTGACTGGCATGACGCCAAATTCATTCTGCCGCTATTTCAAATCACAGGTAGGCAAAACGCTTTTTCAGTTCTTGATCGAGATGCGTGTCAAGACCGCCTGCAACCTTTTGCGGGAAAACAAACATACGATCAAACAGATCTGCTTCGATTCTGGATTCCAGAACTTCTCGAGTTTCCATAAATATTTCAAAAATATCACCGGCACAACGCCACTCAACTTTCAAAAGCTAAAAGCTTAGCACAACCTTACCAAGCAACACAGAATCCTCCATGATACGATGGGCTTCGGCAGCCTCATGAAATGGAAGTACGCGAAATAACACCGGTTTAAAATCGCCCGAATCAATTTTGGGCCATACACTAGACCAGATTGCATCGCGTAGGCCTTCTTTGAACTGCCGGTCCCTGGCGCGTAGTGTACTACCGGTTAGCACTATTCGCTTCTGCATGAGCTTGAGTAAGTTCAGCTCCACTTTTGCACCTTCCATTGCATTGATATACACCAGCCGGCCATCAGCATTCAACAGGTTGACATTCTTTTCAAAATAGGATCCGCCGATACTGTCCAGGATAACATCCACGGGCAGGCCAGCCAAGGCCTGCTGAAAGTCTTCATCCCG from the Sphingobacterium thalpophilum genome contains:
- a CDS encoding UxaA family hydrolase, whose product is MAIQRYLQIHPMDNVLVALQDLAEGTTIVFGDKEFTLKQAVAAKHKFTIQPMKQDASVFMYGVLVGKLNHDLLAGELITTENLRHASEDFRMGERKTGWTKPDVSAFKDKTFKGFHRSNGTVGTANYWLVIPLVFCENRNVLTLKAAFEEKLGYKVNANNYVSEVEDLITLYKSGADVNQILARNLQADPASVRHERLFKNVDGIKFLNHEMGCGGTRMDSDALCGLLAGYITHPNVAGATVLSLGCQHAQAAILKAEIAKRDPDFDRPVYIFEQQKEGTEKELMQKAIKATFAGMMQADQHERRPASLDKLCVGLECGGSDGFSGISANPALGYVSDILVALGGSVILAEFPELCGVEQELSDRCIDEATAEKFMTLMRTYNAKAEADGSGFYMNPSPGNIRDGLITDAIKSAGAAKKGGTSPVAAVVDYPELANGPGLNLLCTPGNDVESTTAEVAAGANIVLFTTGLGTPTGNPITPVVKISTNTKTFEKMPDIIDLNCGTIIEGTESIEQAAYRILDYVIAVASGEIKPKAVLLGQDDFIPWRRGVSL
- a CDS encoding L-rhamnose mutarotase; the encoded protein is MKKYVMALDLIDDPQLIKEYEDYHRAVWPEIKRSILDAGVTQMEIYRFGNRLFMCMEVSEDFSFERKATMDAANEKVQEWEQLMWKYQAAIPGAKAGEKWVIMDKIFELV
- the fucP gene encoding L-fucose:H+ symporter permease: MTNRKSYTFALILVTSLFFFWGFIHNLDPILIPHLRNAFSLTHFQASLVDSAVFIAYFVMAIPAGIIMKRYGYKAGILIGLLFFAIGCFLFVPAANTISYTFFLGALFVVACGLTILETAANPYVAILGDPASSAQRLNFAQSFNGLAAFLAPIFGGKFILSHAPKSQEELAQMTEQAKLAYIQSETASVKMPYLILGILILLIAALFFFTKLPDIKDDEEEGKAGFFHALRHKNVRWAVVAQFFYVGAQVCILSFLVLYATEVAGISGKDGADYAGFAGLAFMLGRFIGTFFMRFVTASRLLIMYSFITIALSLVVIFGTGEATLYALIGIAFFMSIMFPTIFAFGVQGIGADTKSASSLIVMSIVGGALLPPLLGLISDKTGHFQYGYVVPLVCFIVVLIFAYQNKDVRIDETENLKSH
- a CDS encoding AraC family transcriptional regulator — protein: MKAQLLHLNKHLAHSFNARQDSTPQYHNLWHYHEELELIYFAKGSGTQFIGDSVRRFESGDITLVGSNLPHYWLFDEIYLKKDQPQPADIRVIHFKENFWGHDFINLPENQQIKELMRTARRGIALSAKSKSKTIQYINDILRSAGTARIVCLLEILVCVAAEEQHDLLTSETFTVQLQNQDADRMRIAMQYIGENYRDQIRLQELASLTGMTPNSFCRYFKSQVGKTLFQFLIEMRVKTACNLLRENKHTIKQICFDSGFQNFSSFHKYFKNITGTTPLNFQKLKA